GAACGCGCCGGCAAGAAGCTGAAAGACGTGTCGCTGCGGCCGATCCTGGAGCGCTTCGTGCTGGAGAGCGACGAGGCGCTGTTCGACGCTGTCGGCCGTGGCCGAGTCTCGCCCAGCCAGGTGCTTGAGACGGCCTATCCGGGCATGAAGGACTCCGAGCGCGAGGCCGCGACGGCCCGGCGCAAGATCGAAGGCGGCCAGGAGGCGGCGCGCCTCTATGTGCGCGGCGGCGGTCTGACTCCTGGCGTCTCGCTACACTTCGCCCACTGCTGTAGCGCCGTGCCAGGCGACCGCATCGTCGGCATCCTGCGCGAGGACGGCGAGGGCTTGGATGTCCACACCATCGATTGCCCGCGCCTGGCCGAATACGAGGACCGCGAGGAGCTGTGGCGCGACCTTAACTGGACGCCCGAGGCTGAACGCTCGACCATTTCGCTGACCCGACTGCACGCCACCATCCAGAACGCGCCGGGCGTGCTGGGCATCGTCTGTACGATCATCGGCGAGGCGGGCGGCAATATCGTCAATCTGCGGATGCATCACCGACAGAGCGACTTTTTCGACACCGACATCGATGTCGAGGTGCGGGACGCCAAGCACCTGACAAACATCCAGGCCGCCCTGCGGGCCTGTCCGTCGGTCGAGACCGTGGATCGCACGCGGGGCTAGCCTTTAGGCTGTTTTGTTGATTTATTCTCGCCACAGGTGCATCGTCGCCGCCGGCTCCTAGCCGGGGGAGGCGACCATGCAAGATGTGCGCGTCTATTTCGCGACCAATCGGAACCATCAGCCTGAGAACAGCAAGCTGGTCTTTGGTCCACGCTTCAATGCCGACGGAGTCGCGGCGCTTCGCTATGGGCATGTCCAGTTCGCGGCCGGCGTCGAGACCCTGCAGGCGGCGGAGGTTGAGGTCTATGACGACGCCATGGGGGCGGAGTCCGACATCACCAAGGGCGGCGGCCGCCTGCTGGAGGCGTTACGGCGTGGCATGTGCGAAGAAGGGCGCGACACGCTGGTGTTCGTTCACGGCTTCAATGTCAGCTTCAACGGCGCGATCGAGGCCGGTATGCGGCTGGCCCGTGAAGTCGGCGTTCGCGAGACCGATGGCGTCGTTCGACCGGTCAATGTGGTGGTGTTCAGCTGGCCTTCGGACGGCGCGGCCATCCCTTACATGTCCTATTACAGCGACCGCGAAGATGCTCGGGCGTCGGGTCCGGCGCTCGCGCGAGCCTATCTGAAGCTCCGTGACTTCCTGGCGCAGTTGCCGCTGGAGCAGCGCTGCGGTCGCCGTATCCACCTGCTGGCGCACAGCATGGGCGCCTATGTGCTGCGCCACGGCGTTCAGGCGATCCTGGCTAAGGACGCGGACGGCCTGGTTCGCCTGTTCGACCAGATTCTGCTGGCAGCTCCAGATGAGGACGACGACACCTTCGAACTCGACACCAAGCTCAAGCCGCTGCCCCGGATCGGGCGTCAGGTGACGGTCTATTTCAATCCGTCGGATCTGGCGTTGGCGACCTCGGACAAGACCAAGGGCAATCCCGACCGACTGGGGTCGGATGGTCCGCGTCTGGTCGACCTGATCCCGAAGAAGGTCGTGCTGGTCGACTGCCGCAACGTCGCGCGCGACGCCGACATGCTGGTTGGCCACAGCTACTATTCGCGTAGCGCGGCCATGGCCTTTGACATTGCCTCGGTGCTGGAGGGCGTCGAACCCGAGCGGATTGGAAACCGTGTCTATATGCAGTCGCTACGGGCCTGGAGGATTGTCGAAGAGCGCGCCTAGCTCCGTTGGAGCGCGCTGACGGCGTCACGCGTGGCGGCGGTCAGCGGCGAGGGTAGGGCGTCCAGAGCAAACCAACCCCATTCATGAAGGGCGTGCGCCTCCTGGATGGCCGGTTCTCCCCGCCAATCGACCGCCAGATAGGTGATCGCCACCCAGTGATAGTCCGGCGCCACCATGTCGGTGACCGCCAGCACGCGTCCGGCTGTAAGGCGGATCCCCAGCTCTTCATGGATTTCGCGCTCGGCGCAGCCGCGCGCGGCCTCGCCCCAATCAAGCTTGCCGCCAGGCACGCCCCAATGATCGGCCTCAGGATTCTTGATCCGCTTGACCAGCAGCAGACGGCCCTGGTCGTCCAGGATCGCCGCGCCGCAGCCGACGCGGGGGCGTTGCGCTTCCTCGGTCATGGTTGCGGTAGGCCAGAAACGCCGGGCCGAGGCAACCGGCATTTGAAGACTCGCCGCCGTGGTCTATAGGCAGCGCTCATGACCAACGATGACGTCCTCGACGAATTCCGCGCCGCAGGGGCTCTGCGCGAAGGCCACTTCGTGCTGTCCAGCGGCCTGCACAGCCCGGTGTTCTTGCAGAAGAACCTGGTGTTCATGCGCCCCGAGCGCTGCGAGCGGCTCTGCAAGGCCTTGGCCGAGAAGATCATCGCCACGGTCGGTCAGGTCGACGTCGCCGTCTCGCCCGCCGTGGGCGGCATCATCCCGGGCTACGAGACCGCGCGACACCTCAACGTGCCGTCGATCTACGTCGAGCGCGAGGGCGGCGGTTTCAAGTTCCGTCGCGGTTTCCATCTGGAGCCCGGTCAGAAGGTCGTGATGGTCGAGGACATCGTCACCACGGGCCTATCGTCGCGCGAGTGCATCCAGGCGATCAAGGACGCCGGGGGCGACGTCGTGGCCGCAGCCTGCATCGTCGACCGCTCGGGCGGAAAGGCCGATGTTGGCGTCCCGCTGATCGCTCTGGCCAGCTTGGAGGTTCCGGCCTACCCGGCCGACGCCCTCCCTCCGGAGCTTGCCGCGATCCCGATCGAGGATCCCGGCAGCCGCCGGTTGCGATAGGGGCGACGAGAGCCACCCAAGCTCGCTCACAAACCGTGTCATCCCGGAAAGCGCGCAGCGCTTGTCCGGGACCCAGGGGCCGGCGCATCGCCGTTACCCCTGGGGCCCGGCTCTCCGCTGCGCTGCGGCCGGGATGACACGTGTTTTAGTGGCGGAGACTGTAGGCCCCCGCCTTACTTCGCGCCCGCCGGCGGCGTCAGCGTCTTGACCGGCCAAGCGATCCGAAGCTGCTCCAGGTACGTCCCGTACTTGTCCGGGTCGTAGTAGAACGCTTTCATCTCAGGCCGGAAGGTGGCCATGATGTTGGCGTTGATCTGCGTCTGCGGCTTATCCGTCGCCGACAGCATCGGCACGTACTTCTGGTCCTTGGTTTGGACGTTGGTGAAGTAGGCCTTCGACTCGGCCAGCAGTTTGGGCTGGGTAAGCAGGTCCAACGCCGTCATCGCCACCACCTTTGAGCCGGCGACCACGCCCTTGTGCGCGATCGGCGTGGCCATCGAGATGGCGTTGGCCCAATGGTGGCCCGGCAGGTCGGGGATATTGGACGGGTAGTTGATCGTGATCGTCGGCATGATCCACGAGATGTCGCCGATATCGTCAGATCCGCCGCTCTCTGGCTTCTCTTCCGGTGGCTTCAAACCCTTCAGCTTGACGTCCAGGCCCTGCTGTTTGGCGGAGCCGACGTTCTTTTGCACCGCCTTGGCGAAGGCCTGCTCGTCATCGTTCCATTTCGGCAGGCCGATCAGCTCAATATTCTTCTGGGCGGCCTCCGCCATCGGGCGGTTGAAGTGGCGCGGAGCCGCTGTGCCGACGACGGCGGAATCGACCTTGGTGTCCGTCATGTCCGCAGCGGCCTTGGCGATCTTGTCGCCGATCGCCCGGTTCTTCTTGATCGCGTCGAAAGTCTGCTCTCGGAAATAGTACCAGACGGTCGCCTCGGACGGGACGACGTTGGGCTGGTCGCCGCCGTCCGTAATGACATAGTGCGAACGCTGCTCGGGCTTCAGATGCTCGCGCCGCATGTTCCAGCCCATGTTCATCAGCTCGACGGCGTCGAGCGCGCTGCGGCCCCGCCAGGGGGCCCCGGCCGAGTGTGCGGACTCGCCGTGGAAGCTGTACTTCACAGAAACGAGGCCGGTGCCCGACGCCTGTCCCCAACTGGTCTGCAGGTTCGAGCCGACGTGGGTGAAGATCGTCGCATCGACGCCTTTGAAAACGCCGTCGCGGACCATGTAAGCCTTGCCGGCCACCAGTTCCTCGGCGACGCCCGGCCACAGCACCAGGGTCCCGGCGATGTTCTGCCTGACCATGATGTCCTTCACCGCCAGCGCGGCGACGACATTCAGGGCCTGACCGGAGTTGTGGCCCTCGCCGTGTCCCGGCGCGCCAGGGATGATCGGATCGTGCCAGGGCACGCCGGGCTTTTGCGAAGCCTTCGGAATGCAGTCGATATCGCTGCCCAGCGCGATCGTCGGGCCGCCCTGGCCATGGGTCCAAGTCGCCGTCCAGGCAGTCGGGATTCCCGACACGCCGCGCTGGATGGTGAAGCCGTTCTCCTCCAGCACCTTGGTGATGTAGGCCGAGGTCTCCACCTCCTGGAAGCCGAGCTCGCCGAACGAGAAGATCTTGTCATTCATGACCTGAGCCAGCTTGGTCCGGCTTTCGACCCCCGCGACGGCCTCGGCTTTCAGGCTCTTGAGCTTGCTGGTGGAAACCTCGGTGGCGAAGGCCCCTCGCGCGGTGACGAGCGTCAGCAAGCTCACGGTGATCGCGAGTGTGGTCTTTCTGCACATGGCCTGGCGCCTCCCCCAGCTGGAACCGCGATACGATCCGACGCCCACCAAGGTTTGTCCATCCAGGCATTGAGCCTCTGCCAAGCCCATCGGGGTCTGCTCAATTGAGGCGCGACGCGCTAGGATTCGGCGCCCGGCGGGAGTAACCCTGCCGCGAAGGCAGGAGGACCTGAGCGCATGAGCTTGCGACTGGGCGTCAATATCGATCACGTGGCCACGATCCGAAACGCGCGCGGCGCCTCCTATCCCGAGCCGGTCCGCGCGGCCGAACTGGCGCTGATCGCCGGCGCCGACGGTATCACAGCGCACCTGCGCGAGGATCGCCGACACATCAGCGACGCCGACATCGCCGTGCTGACCGACCTCTGCCACAAGCGCGGCAAGCCGTTGAACTTCGAGATGGCGGTCACCGACGAGATGGTCGGCATCGCGCTGAACGCGCGTCCGCACGCCGCCTGTCTGGTGCCCGAGCGCCGCGAGGAGGTCACCACCGAAGGGGGGCTCGACGTCATCAAGGGCCAAAACCGTATCGCCGACGCCACGGCGCGTCTGCGGACGGTCGGTGCGCGCGTGTCGCTGTTCATCGAACCCGATCCCGACCAGATCCGCGCCTCGGCCGCAGCCGGCGCTCAGGTCGTGGAACTGCACACCGGCGCCTATTGCGACGCGGCGCGGGCCGGAGAAGACGCGCGGGCCGGGGCCATCCTTCAGCGCCTGAAGGCCGGGGCCGCGCTTGCCCACGACCTGGGTCTCGAGGTCCACGCCGGCCATGGCATCGACTACGCCACGGTCAAGCCGATCGCCGCCATCCCGCAGATCGCCGAGCTCAATATTGGTCACTTCCTGATTGGCGAGGCCATCTTCGTCGGCCTGCCTGAAGCGATCTACCGCATGCGCTCCCTGATGGACGCGGCGCGCGTCGAACTCGAGGTCATGGCGTGATCATCGGTATCGGTTCTGACCTCTGCGACATCCGGCGGATCGAGAAGTCGCTGGAGCGCTTCGGCGAGCGATTCACGAACAAGGTCTTCACCGAGATCGAGCGCGCGCGCTCGGAGCGCAAGCCTGACCGGGCGTCGAGCTACGCCAAGCGGTTCGCCGCCAAGGAGGCGTGCTCCAAGGCTCTGGGCACGGGTCTCAAGCGCGGCGTGCATTTGGCGGGCATGGGTGTGGTGAACCTGCCCTCGGGTAAGCCGA
The DNA window shown above is from Caulobacter sp. FWC26 and carries:
- a CDS encoding alpha/beta fold hydrolase, translating into MQDVRVYFATNRNHQPENSKLVFGPRFNADGVAALRYGHVQFAAGVETLQAAEVEVYDDAMGAESDITKGGGRLLEALRRGMCEEGRDTLVFVHGFNVSFNGAIEAGMRLAREVGVRETDGVVRPVNVVVFSWPSDGAAIPYMSYYSDREDARASGPALARAYLKLRDFLAQLPLEQRCGRRIHLLAHSMGAYVLRHGVQAILAKDADGLVRLFDQILLAAPDEDDDTFELDTKLKPLPRIGRQVTVYFNPSDLALATSDKTKGNPDRLGSDGPRLVDLIPKKVVLVDCRNVARDADMLVGHSYYSRSAAMAFDIASVLEGVEPERIGNRVYMQSLRAWRIVEERA
- a CDS encoding NUDIX domain-containing protein; translation: MTEEAQRPRVGCGAAILDDQGRLLLVKRIKNPEADHWGVPGGKLDWGEAARGCAEREIHEELGIRLTAGRVLAVTDMVAPDYHWVAITYLAVDWRGEPAIQEAHALHEWGWFALDALPSPLTAATRDAVSALQRS
- the pyrE gene encoding orotate phosphoribosyltransferase, translated to MTNDDVLDEFRAAGALREGHFVLSSGLHSPVFLQKNLVFMRPERCERLCKALAEKIIATVGQVDVAVSPAVGGIIPGYETARHLNVPSIYVEREGGGFKFRRGFHLEPGQKVVMVEDIVTTGLSSRECIQAIKDAGGDVVAAACIVDRSGGKADVGVPLIALASLEVPAYPADALPPELAAIPIEDPGSRRLR
- a CDS encoding M20 family metallopeptidase — its product is MCRKTTLAITVSLLTLVTARGAFATEVSTSKLKSLKAEAVAGVESRTKLAQVMNDKIFSFGELGFQEVETSAYITKVLEENGFTIQRGVSGIPTAWTATWTHGQGGPTIALGSDIDCIPKASQKPGVPWHDPIIPGAPGHGEGHNSGQALNVVAALAVKDIMVRQNIAGTLVLWPGVAEELVAGKAYMVRDGVFKGVDATIFTHVGSNLQTSWGQASGTGLVSVKYSFHGESAHSAGAPWRGRSALDAVELMNMGWNMRREHLKPEQRSHYVITDGGDQPNVVPSEATVWYYFREQTFDAIKKNRAIGDKIAKAAADMTDTKVDSAVVGTAAPRHFNRPMAEAAQKNIELIGLPKWNDDEQAFAKAVQKNVGSAKQQGLDVKLKGLKPPEEKPESGGSDDIGDISWIMPTITINYPSNIPDLPGHHWANAISMATPIAHKGVVAGSKVVAMTALDLLTQPKLLAESKAYFTNVQTKDQKYVPMLSATDKPQTQINANIMATFRPEMKAFYYDPDKYGTYLEQLRIAWPVKTLTPPAGAK
- a CDS encoding pyridoxine 5'-phosphate synthase, translated to MSLRLGVNIDHVATIRNARGASYPEPVRAAELALIAGADGITAHLREDRRHISDADIAVLTDLCHKRGKPLNFEMAVTDEMVGIALNARPHAACLVPERREEVTTEGGLDVIKGQNRIADATARLRTVGARVSLFIEPDPDQIRASAAAGAQVVELHTGAYCDAARAGEDARAGAILQRLKAGAALAHDLGLEVHAGHGIDYATVKPIAAIPQIAELNIGHFLIGEAIFVGLPEAIYRMRSLMDAARVELEVMA
- the acpS gene encoding holo-ACP synthase, whose product is MIIGIGSDLCDIRRIEKSLERFGERFTNKVFTEIERARSERKPDRASSYAKRFAAKEACSKALGTGLKRGVHLAGMGVVNLPSGKPTMALTGGALERLNAMVPEGMEPVIHLSLTDDHPYAQAFVIIEALPKS